A single genomic interval of Oryza sativa Japonica Group chromosome 7, ASM3414082v1 harbors:
- the LOC136357479 gene encoding uncharacterized protein, giving the protein MAATSSAAATSSSAAAAAAAAASSSAAMDWYHDAMRGVATTAGVRAVGGGGVLPPQAPQPPRFGVPPRYDEFWSGGHPRPPPPSVSHPRPPPPPVSHSRPPPPPVSHLHPTPLPSGHPHPPPPYSSFQVSEAMEEQTSSEPLDPLSHEEFLHMSNFDGMEQERYYTNLINDKSNHFESSEMGSQYADEQDPIGNENAALRPNQKRSKNFSLEDNLLVPAWINVSFDAVQGTDQSRGTYWGRIYEYFHDNKEFDSDRSQRSLVHRWSTIQEQVNKYTGYLCQIQNRNQSGVNPEDMHVQAAMMYKKKEEKKCVMILKYACEYLKTKEICRKFMASMYGTN; this is encoded by the exons ATGGCGGCCACTTCCTCGGCAGCGGCGACAtcttcctcggcggcggcggcggcggctgcggcggcctcTTCCTCTGCAGCAATGGATTGGTACCACGATGCGATGCGTGGTGTGGCGACGACGGCCGGAGTTCGAGCGGTTGGTGGAGGAGGTGTCCTGCCGCCGCAAGCACCACAACCGCCTCGTTTTGGGGTGCCTCCACGGTACGACGAGTTTTGGTCCGGCGGCCATCCGCGCCCCCCACCGCCGTCTGTCAGCCATCCGcgccccccaccgccgcccgtcAGCCATTCGcgccccccaccgccgcccgtcAGCCATTTGCACCCCACACCGCTGCCCAGCGGCCATCCACACCCTCCACCTCCCTACTCCAGTTTTCAGGTATCCGAGGCCATGGAGGAGCAGACATCTAGCGAGCCATTGGATCCCCTCTCACACGAAGAATTCCTCCACATGAGCAATTTTG ATGGTATGGAGCAAGAGCGATATTACACAAACTTGATCAATGATAAGAGCAATCATTTTGAGTCTAGTGAGATGGGAAGCCAATACGCTGATGAACAAGATCCAATTGGGAATGAAAATGCTGCTTTGAGACCGAACCAAAAAAGGTCCAAAAATTTCAGTTTGGAGGACAACCTTTTGGTGCCGGCATGGATCAATGTTTCTTTTGATGCGGTTCAAGGGACAGATCAATCTCGTGGTACATATTGGGGCCGTATTTACGAATATTTTCATGACAACAAGGAATTTGATTCAGATCGGTCTCAAAGATCACTTGTACATCGTTGGTCCACTATACAAGAGCAAGTCAATAAGTACACTGGTTACTTATGTCAAATTCAGAATCGAAATCAGAGTGGTGTCAATCCTGAGGACATG CATGTGCAAGCAGCCATGATGtacaagaagaaagaagaaaagaagtgcGTAATGATTCTGAAATATGCCTGTGAATAtttgaaaacaaaagaaatatgCAGAAAATTCATGGCCTCAATGTATGGTACTAATTAA
- the LOC4343914 gene encoding dirigent protein 2 — translation MASSSTSSPLPALLLLVLLAASSAAGEDVAAAGGRDKLTRIRVYMHERFAGANATALAVVPSPLGANEAFGRVAVLDDELRDGPDRASSALIGRFQGVVAGTSLPGTAPPASFQSAISLVFTAGEHAGSTLSMVGPVLGFAGAIERPLVGGTGAFRMARGYCVMTAAAAASTAVSVVFETDLFVLLHKP, via the coding sequence atggcctcctcctccacctcctcgccgctgccggcgctgctgctgctcgtcctcctggccgcctcgtcggcggcgggcgaagacgtcgccgccgccggcggccgcgacaAGCTCACCCGCATCCGCGTGTACATGCACGAGAGGTTCGCCGGCGCGAACGCGACGGCGCTGGCCGTGGTCCCGTCGCCGCTGGGCGCGAACGAGGCGTTCGGCCGCGTCGCCGTGCTCGACGACGAGCTCCGCGACGGCCCGGACCGGGCGAGCTCCGCGCTGATCGGCCGTTTCCAGGGCGTCGTCGCCGGGACGTCGCTGCCggggacggcgccgccggcgtcgttcCAGTCGGCGATCAGCCTCGTGTTCACCGCCGGCGAGCACGCCGGGAGCACGCTGTCCATGGTGGGCCCCGTGCTGGGGTTCGCCGGCGCCATCGAGCGCCCCCTGGTGGGCGGCACCGGCGCGTTCAGGATGGCGCGCGGGTACTGCgtcatgacggcggcggcggcggcgtcgacggcggtgtCCGTCGTCTTCGAGACCGACCTCTTCGTGCTCTTGCATAAACCGTGA